The Nicotiana tabacum cultivar K326 chromosome 1, ASM71507v2, whole genome shotgun sequence genome segment atagcatATCATCACATTATCTATGATAAGAATTGTTCCATTGGCCAGAGTTATAgcagctcttccagagccttaaattaaattactactaccagaaattatagtaacatctgccttacacatacttacatgaatcaattaaacaaatatttttacaattgaactttgatccaagtttgttttgtgagatatccatatttgcttcccattgtttgacatacaaaagaaatatACGAATAAATGTTAGTATTTTTAGataaaagggaaaagaaacaaAGTGAAATCAATGATTCAATAATGACCTTTTAATGCAATTTCAAGCAAACTCTGATTATAATACGAGCAATTATGTAGCTAAAAATAATATAGTTATACTTTACATTGGAGTCAATTattcaaatggtcactcaactatcccaaattatctcctaaagtcactttactttcgtttgtaacaacaaagtcactgaaCTATGCCTATTGCACTAAGAatgtcactcaactagattttccaaattttggatTACCAAATacttattttaccctctaaattataaatattattttcttttatttttttaaacattttaatattataattttctctttttattttatgttatggaCTTAcctaaagaataaataaatattatttataaattaaaaaataaaaagtatttaagcatCTTTAATGCTGGAGtaacaaaataatgagcatagtaaaaaaattaattagaataatttgttcgtaataataattttagtattaacaaaaaaaattcaaaaatttatttacacaattcagaatgaaagaaaataaagactataaaatattatttcatgcacgtaatataaaaataattatttgaataaaaatattttaataatatatattatatattcttcaaaattatgctcaattatgttatatatattccatgcacgacttaacatagcatattttaccctatacagataatcCCCTTGCTTTCCGGTGGTATAACTTTGTGTCGTCGGAAAGTTGAtagaaatataataatataattgagcataattttcaagactatataatgtatattataaaaatatttttacgtaaataactatttttatattacgtgcatgcaatatatattttacaacctttattttctttcattctgaattgtgtaaataaatttttgaatttttgttgttaatactaaaattattattactaataaattattctaattaatttttttactatGCTCATTATTTTTTTCCcagcattatatatgcttaaatatttctaaattttttaatttataaatagtatttatttattctataggtaagtccataatataaattaaaaagggaaaattataatattaaaatttttaaaaaaaacatataaagaagataaacgtttataatttagagggtaaaatagatatttggcaatccaaaatttgaaaaatctagttgagtgaccttctgagtgtCATAGGCATAGttcagtgactttgttgttacaaacgaaagtaAAGTGACTTTAGAagataatttgggatagttgaATGACCATTTGATTAATGGACTCCTTTGCATTGATTTCCTTAATAGTCTTGCACAGTAAAAAACACACACAGATGGAATTGGATTTACGAACAATGCTTTGAGGAAACAATTGTAACAATGCATGTTTTTGTAACCTACGAAtttcaaattacaataataaTTAGATTGAAAAATCAATGCGCATAGTTTCTGACGCAACTCGTAAATATAAATAAGGACAAGTTGTTATTTCCTTTTATTGCTCAACAGAAAGCTACTAACTTAATTTTACACATCAATATGATTGTCACTAACCACATAAATCCTTTATAATCTCCATGATCTTAGAGGTGGAGCTACGTACAGTTCTGCTTACATGTTCGATATACATTGACCTCAATCTTATATTTGTATAAAAAATACatttaatatacatatataatatgcCCTTACTGAAATATTGTTTAAAACGAACACTAGAGCAATATTTGATCAAAACGAACTAACACTATTTCATAAAACAAATAATACTAATTGATACTAATAACTACtacttatataaaaaaatatgattACATAATGTTTATTCACTAACTACTACgaatgagaaaaatgaaaatcaaactACTCAATCATCTTTAACCACAGATCCATCACTAATCAAGTGGTCTATTTTTCTATCAGGGGGCTCAAAAAAGTCTGCCACATCTaagtgggtgatgtcaaattcattgtCATAGACAAAAGTAGCTTCAGGGCTTTTATTTTTTTGAGATGCTTGATAAAACTCAACCAAATGTCTTGGTGTACGACAAATATTTGCCCAATGCCCTTTTCCACCGCAACGATAACATTCAGTTTCTGAACCATTTGCTTTTGGCTTCTCATCTTTCTCTTtccacttttggtggttatttttctttgggggGTGATTAAcaccagaaaaatttcttttttgtctacggccacgaccacgaccacgaATAGAGCCACGGCCTTTTCCACGCTTAGCATAATGAGAATACACCTCATCCACTTCAGGCAATGGTGTAGTCCCAGTGGGTCGATTTTCGTGATTTCTCATGAGCAAGTCATTGTTTCGTTCAACTacaaggagaagagaaatcaacttagagtacttcttgaaacctttctctctGTACTGTTGTTACAggaccatattggaggcatgaaatGTTGTAAacattttttcaagcatatcatagtcagtgatggtatctccacagagtttcaatttagaaataattctgaacatcgcagaattatattcagaaacagacttaaagtcttggagcctcagatgagcccaatcatatcgtgcttgtggaagagtgaccaactttaagttgtcatatctcTCCTTTAAGTCATTTCACAAAACAAGCGGATCTTTGACTatgagatattctattttcaacccttcatcaaggtgatgacgcaagaaaatcaaggccttagcacagtcttgggGGGATGCATAAGTTTTGTCTTTAATGGCGCCTCCAAGAtccattgcatctaaatggatttcaaCATCCAACATCCATGTCATATAGTTctgcccgaaatttcaagggcaacgaactttcttttcataatgccAATCATAATTAAAAAGAGGAGGAAAGTTATACCTTAATCTTCTCAAAGTGCTTCTTGAGATGGTAGAGTCCCGTGTTGATAATGtgaaacaaaaataacaaaagaataagaacaatattgcagagaaagag includes the following:
- the LOC142162740 gene encoding uncharacterized protein LOC142162740; the encoded protein is MDFPHATIENKELQMKYKSGDKDKSISHCSKQCYYNNQLNYSFTHVERNNDLLMRNHENRPTGTTPLPEVDEVYSHYAKRGKGRGSIRGRGRGRRQKRNFSGVNHPPKKNNHQKWKEKDEKPKANGSETECYRCGGKGHWANICRTPRHLVEFYQASQKNKSPEATFVYDNEFDITHLDVADFFEPPDRKIDHLISDGSVVKDD